Proteins encoded by one window of Macaca mulatta isolate MMU2019108-1 chromosome 10, T2T-MMU8v2.0, whole genome shotgun sequence:
- the SEC14L4 gene encoding SEC14-like protein 4 isoform X2, translated as MSGRVGDLSPQQQEALARFRENLQNLLPMLPNADDYFLLRWLLARNFDLQKSEDMLRRHMEFRKQQDLDNIVTWQPPEVIQLYDSGGLCGYDYEGSPVYFCIIGSLDPKGLLLSASKQDLIRKRIKVCELLLHECELQTQKLGRKIEMALMVFDMEGLSLKHLWKPAVEVYQQFFGILEANYPETLKNLIIIRAPKLFPVAFNLVKSFMSEETRRKIVILGDNWKQELTKFISPDQLPVEFGGTMTDPDGNPKCLTKINYGGEVPKSFYLCNQVRLQYEHTVSVGRGSSLQVENEILFPGCVLRWQFASDGGDVGFGVFLKTKMGERQKAREMTEVLPSQRYNAHLVPEDGSLTCLQAGVYVLRFDNTYSRMHAKKLSYTVEVLLPDKASEETLQKQGSGSPKVCFFIYSFMDVNLI; from the exons ATGAGCGGCCGAGTCGGGGACCTGAGCCCCCAGCAGCAGGAGGCGCTGGCCAGG TTCCGGGAGAACCTCCAGAACCTGCTGCCCATGCTGCCCAATGCTGATGACTACTTCCTCCTACGCTGGCTGCTAG CTCGAAACTTTGACCTGCAGAAATCTGAGGACATGCTCCGGAGG CACATGGAGTTCCGGAAGCAACAAGACCTGGACAACATCGTCACGTGGCAGCCCCCCGAG GTCATCCAGCTGTATGACTCGGGTGGTCTTTGTGGCTACGACTACGAAGGCTCCCCTGTGTACTTCTGCATCATCGGGTCCCTCGACCCCAAGGGTCTCCTGCTGTCGGCCTCCAAGCAGGATTTGATCCGGAAGCGCATCAAGGTCTGTGAGCTGCTTTTGCATGAGTGTGAGCTGCAGACTCAGAAG CTGGGCAGGAAGATCGAGATGGCGCTGATGGTGTTTGACATGGAGGGGCTGAGCCTGAAGCACCTGTGGAAGCCAGCTGTGGAGGTCTACCAGCAG TTTTTTGGCATCCTGGAAGCAAAttatcctgagactttgaagAATTTAATTATTATTCGAG CCCCCAAACTGTTCCCTGTGGCCTTCAACTTGGTCAAGTCGTTCATGAGTGAGGAGACACGCAGGAAGATTGTGATTCTGGGAG ACAACTGGAAGCAGGAGCTGACAAAATTCATCAGCCCCGACCAGCTGCCCGTGGAGTTTGGGGGGACCATGACTGACCCCGATGGCAACCCCAAGTGCCTGACCAAG ATCAACTACGGGGGTGAGGTGCCCAAGAGCTTCTACCTGTGCAATCAGGTGAGGCTGCAGTATGAGCACACGGTGTCCGTGGGCCGTGGCTCCTCCCTGCAGGTGGAGAATGAGATCCTGTTCCCGGGCTGTGTGCTCAG GTGGCAGTTCGCATCGGATGGCGGGGACGTCGGCTTTGGGGTTTTCCTGAAGACCAAGATGGGGGAGCGGCAGAAGGCTAGGGAGATGACGGAGGTGCTGCCCAGCCAGCGCTACAACGCCCACCTGGTGCCTGAAGATGGGAGCCTCACCTGCCTCCAGGCTGGCGTCT ATGTCCTGCGCTTCGACAACACCTACAGCCGGATGCATGCCAAGAAGCTCAGCTACACTGTGGAGGTGCTGCTTCCCGACAAGGCCTCTGAGGAGACACTGCAGA AACAGGGCAGTGGCTCACCCAaagtttgtttcttcatttattcattcatggatgttaatttaatttaa
- the SEC14L4 gene encoding SEC14-like protein 4 isoform X3: MSGRVGDLSPQQQEALARFRENLQNLLPMLPNADDYFLLRWLLARNFDLQKSEDMLRRHMEFRKQQDLDNIVTWQPPEVIQLYDSGGLCGYDYEGSPVYFCIIGSLDPKGLLLSASKQDLIRKRIKVCELLLHECELQTQKLGRKIEMALMVFDMEGLSLKHLWKPAVEVYQQFFGILEANYPETLKNLIIIRAPKLFPVAFNLVKSFMSEETRRKIVILGDNWKQELTKFISPDQLPVEFGGTMTDPDGNPKCLTKINYGGEVPKSFYLCNQVRLQYEHTVSVGRGSSLQVENEILFPGCVLRWQFASDGGDVGFGVFLKTKMGERQKAREMTEVLPSQRYNAHLVPEDGSLTCLQAGVYVLRFDNTYSRMHAKKLSYTVEVLLPDKASEETLQSLKAMRPSPTQ, encoded by the exons ATGAGCGGCCGAGTCGGGGACCTGAGCCCCCAGCAGCAGGAGGCGCTGGCCAGG TTCCGGGAGAACCTCCAGAACCTGCTGCCCATGCTGCCCAATGCTGATGACTACTTCCTCCTACGCTGGCTGCTAG CTCGAAACTTTGACCTGCAGAAATCTGAGGACATGCTCCGGAGG CACATGGAGTTCCGGAAGCAACAAGACCTGGACAACATCGTCACGTGGCAGCCCCCCGAG GTCATCCAGCTGTATGACTCGGGTGGTCTTTGTGGCTACGACTACGAAGGCTCCCCTGTGTACTTCTGCATCATCGGGTCCCTCGACCCCAAGGGTCTCCTGCTGTCGGCCTCCAAGCAGGATTTGATCCGGAAGCGCATCAAGGTCTGTGAGCTGCTTTTGCATGAGTGTGAGCTGCAGACTCAGAAG CTGGGCAGGAAGATCGAGATGGCGCTGATGGTGTTTGACATGGAGGGGCTGAGCCTGAAGCACCTGTGGAAGCCAGCTGTGGAGGTCTACCAGCAG TTTTTTGGCATCCTGGAAGCAAAttatcctgagactttgaagAATTTAATTATTATTCGAG CCCCCAAACTGTTCCCTGTGGCCTTCAACTTGGTCAAGTCGTTCATGAGTGAGGAGACACGCAGGAAGATTGTGATTCTGGGAG ACAACTGGAAGCAGGAGCTGACAAAATTCATCAGCCCCGACCAGCTGCCCGTGGAGTTTGGGGGGACCATGACTGACCCCGATGGCAACCCCAAGTGCCTGACCAAG ATCAACTACGGGGGTGAGGTGCCCAAGAGCTTCTACCTGTGCAATCAGGTGAGGCTGCAGTATGAGCACACGGTGTCCGTGGGCCGTGGCTCCTCCCTGCAGGTGGAGAATGAGATCCTGTTCCCGGGCTGTGTGCTCAG GTGGCAGTTCGCATCGGATGGCGGGGACGTCGGCTTTGGGGTTTTCCTGAAGACCAAGATGGGGGAGCGGCAGAAGGCTAGGGAGATGACGGAGGTGCTGCCCAGCCAGCGCTACAACGCCCACCTGGTGCCTGAAGATGGGAGCCTCACCTGCCTCCAGGCTGGCGTCT ATGTCCTGCGCTTCGACAACACCTACAGCCGGATGCATGCCAAGAAGCTCAGCTACACTGTGGAGGTGCTGCTTCCCGACAAGGCCTCTGAGGAGACACTGCAGAGTCTCAAGGCGATGAGGCCCTCCCCAACACAGTGA
- the SEC14L4 gene encoding SEC14-like protein 4 isoform X6: MSGRVGDLSPQQQEALARFRENLQNLLPMLPNADDYFLLRWLLARNFDLQKSEDMLRRLGRKIEMALMVFDMEGLSLKHLWKPAVEVYQQFFGILEANYPETLKNLIIIRAPKLFPVAFNLVKSFMSEETRRKIVILGDNWKQELTKFISPDQLPVEFGGTMTDPDGNPKCLTKINYGGEVPKSFYLCNQVRLQYEHTVSVGRGSSLQVENEILFPGCVLRWQFASDGGDVGFGVFLKTKMGERQKAREMTEVLPSQRYNAHLVPEDGSLTCLQAGVYVLRFDNTYSRMHAKKLSYTVEVLLPDKASEETLQKQGSGSPKVCFFIYSFMDVNLI, encoded by the exons ATGAGCGGCCGAGTCGGGGACCTGAGCCCCCAGCAGCAGGAGGCGCTGGCCAGG TTCCGGGAGAACCTCCAGAACCTGCTGCCCATGCTGCCCAATGCTGATGACTACTTCCTCCTACGCTGGCTGCTAG CTCGAAACTTTGACCTGCAGAAATCTGAGGACATGCTCCGGAGG CTGGGCAGGAAGATCGAGATGGCGCTGATGGTGTTTGACATGGAGGGGCTGAGCCTGAAGCACCTGTGGAAGCCAGCTGTGGAGGTCTACCAGCAG TTTTTTGGCATCCTGGAAGCAAAttatcctgagactttgaagAATTTAATTATTATTCGAG CCCCCAAACTGTTCCCTGTGGCCTTCAACTTGGTCAAGTCGTTCATGAGTGAGGAGACACGCAGGAAGATTGTGATTCTGGGAG ACAACTGGAAGCAGGAGCTGACAAAATTCATCAGCCCCGACCAGCTGCCCGTGGAGTTTGGGGGGACCATGACTGACCCCGATGGCAACCCCAAGTGCCTGACCAAG ATCAACTACGGGGGTGAGGTGCCCAAGAGCTTCTACCTGTGCAATCAGGTGAGGCTGCAGTATGAGCACACGGTGTCCGTGGGCCGTGGCTCCTCCCTGCAGGTGGAGAATGAGATCCTGTTCCCGGGCTGTGTGCTCAG GTGGCAGTTCGCATCGGATGGCGGGGACGTCGGCTTTGGGGTTTTCCTGAAGACCAAGATGGGGGAGCGGCAGAAGGCTAGGGAGATGACGGAGGTGCTGCCCAGCCAGCGCTACAACGCCCACCTGGTGCCTGAAGATGGGAGCCTCACCTGCCTCCAGGCTGGCGTCT ATGTCCTGCGCTTCGACAACACCTACAGCCGGATGCATGCCAAGAAGCTCAGCTACACTGTGGAGGTGCTGCTTCCCGACAAGGCCTCTGAGGAGACACTGCAGA AACAGGGCAGTGGCTCACCCAaagtttgtttcttcatttattcattcatggatgttaatttaatttaa
- the SEC14L4 gene encoding SEC14-like protein 4 isoform X5, producing the protein MSGRVGDLSPQQQEALARFRENLQNLLPMLPNADDYFLLRWLLARNFDLQKSEDMLRRHMEFRKQQDLDNIVTWQPPEVIQLYDSGGLCGYDYEGSPVYFCIIGSLDPKGLLLSASKQDLIRKRIKVCELLLHECELQTQKLGRKIEMALMVFDMEGLSLKHLWKPAVEVYQQFFGILEANYPETLKNLIIIRAPKLFPVAFNLVKSFMSEETRRKIVILGDNWKQELTKFISPDQLPVEFGGTMTDPDGNPKCLTKINYGGEVPKSFYLCNQVRLQYEHTVSVGRGSSLQVENEILFPGCVLRWQFASDGGDVGFGVFLKTKMGERQKAREMTEVLPSQRYNAHLVPEDGSLTCLQAGV; encoded by the exons ATGAGCGGCCGAGTCGGGGACCTGAGCCCCCAGCAGCAGGAGGCGCTGGCCAGG TTCCGGGAGAACCTCCAGAACCTGCTGCCCATGCTGCCCAATGCTGATGACTACTTCCTCCTACGCTGGCTGCTAG CTCGAAACTTTGACCTGCAGAAATCTGAGGACATGCTCCGGAGG CACATGGAGTTCCGGAAGCAACAAGACCTGGACAACATCGTCACGTGGCAGCCCCCCGAG GTCATCCAGCTGTATGACTCGGGTGGTCTTTGTGGCTACGACTACGAAGGCTCCCCTGTGTACTTCTGCATCATCGGGTCCCTCGACCCCAAGGGTCTCCTGCTGTCGGCCTCCAAGCAGGATTTGATCCGGAAGCGCATCAAGGTCTGTGAGCTGCTTTTGCATGAGTGTGAGCTGCAGACTCAGAAG CTGGGCAGGAAGATCGAGATGGCGCTGATGGTGTTTGACATGGAGGGGCTGAGCCTGAAGCACCTGTGGAAGCCAGCTGTGGAGGTCTACCAGCAG TTTTTTGGCATCCTGGAAGCAAAttatcctgagactttgaagAATTTAATTATTATTCGAG CCCCCAAACTGTTCCCTGTGGCCTTCAACTTGGTCAAGTCGTTCATGAGTGAGGAGACACGCAGGAAGATTGTGATTCTGGGAG ACAACTGGAAGCAGGAGCTGACAAAATTCATCAGCCCCGACCAGCTGCCCGTGGAGTTTGGGGGGACCATGACTGACCCCGATGGCAACCCCAAGTGCCTGACCAAG ATCAACTACGGGGGTGAGGTGCCCAAGAGCTTCTACCTGTGCAATCAGGTGAGGCTGCAGTATGAGCACACGGTGTCCGTGGGCCGTGGCTCCTCCCTGCAGGTGGAGAATGAGATCCTGTTCCCGGGCTGTGTGCTCAG GTGGCAGTTCGCATCGGATGGCGGGGACGTCGGCTTTGGGGTTTTCCTGAAGACCAAGATGGGGGAGCGGCAGAAGGCTAGGGAGATGACGGAGGTGCTGCCCAGCCAGCGCTACAACGCCCACCTGGTGCCTGAAGATGGGAGCCTCACCTGCCTCCAGGCTGGCGTCT AG
- the SEC14L4 gene encoding SEC14-like protein 4 isoform X1, whose protein sequence is MSGRVGDLSPQQQEALARFRENLQNLLPMLPNADDYFLLRWLLGNHESYCLLRTYCEPARNFDLQKSEDMLRRHMEFRKQQDLDNIVTWQPPEVIQLYDSGGLCGYDYEGSPVYFCIIGSLDPKGLLLSASKQDLIRKRIKVCELLLHECELQTQKLGRKIEMALMVFDMEGLSLKHLWKPAVEVYQQFFGILEANYPETLKNLIIIRAPKLFPVAFNLVKSFMSEETRRKIVILGDNWKQELTKFISPDQLPVEFGGTMTDPDGNPKCLTKINYGGEVPKSFYLCNQVRLQYEHTVSVGRGSSLQVENEILFPGCVLRWQFASDGGDVGFGVFLKTKMGERQKAREMTEVLPSQRYNAHLVPEDGSLTCLQAGVYVLRFDNTYSRMHAKKLSYTVEVLLPDKASEETLQSLKAMRPSPTQ, encoded by the exons ATGAGCGGCCGAGTCGGGGACCTGAGCCCCCAGCAGCAGGAGGCGCTGGCCAGG TTCCGGGAGAACCTCCAGAACCTGCTGCCCATGCTGCCCAATGCTGATGACTACTTCCTCCTACGCTGGCTGCTAG GTAATCATGAGAGCTACtgtttattgagaacctactgtGAGCCAG CTCGAAACTTTGACCTGCAGAAATCTGAGGACATGCTCCGGAGG CACATGGAGTTCCGGAAGCAACAAGACCTGGACAACATCGTCACGTGGCAGCCCCCCGAG GTCATCCAGCTGTATGACTCGGGTGGTCTTTGTGGCTACGACTACGAAGGCTCCCCTGTGTACTTCTGCATCATCGGGTCCCTCGACCCCAAGGGTCTCCTGCTGTCGGCCTCCAAGCAGGATTTGATCCGGAAGCGCATCAAGGTCTGTGAGCTGCTTTTGCATGAGTGTGAGCTGCAGACTCAGAAG CTGGGCAGGAAGATCGAGATGGCGCTGATGGTGTTTGACATGGAGGGGCTGAGCCTGAAGCACCTGTGGAAGCCAGCTGTGGAGGTCTACCAGCAG TTTTTTGGCATCCTGGAAGCAAAttatcctgagactttgaagAATTTAATTATTATTCGAG CCCCCAAACTGTTCCCTGTGGCCTTCAACTTGGTCAAGTCGTTCATGAGTGAGGAGACACGCAGGAAGATTGTGATTCTGGGAG ACAACTGGAAGCAGGAGCTGACAAAATTCATCAGCCCCGACCAGCTGCCCGTGGAGTTTGGGGGGACCATGACTGACCCCGATGGCAACCCCAAGTGCCTGACCAAG ATCAACTACGGGGGTGAGGTGCCCAAGAGCTTCTACCTGTGCAATCAGGTGAGGCTGCAGTATGAGCACACGGTGTCCGTGGGCCGTGGCTCCTCCCTGCAGGTGGAGAATGAGATCCTGTTCCCGGGCTGTGTGCTCAG GTGGCAGTTCGCATCGGATGGCGGGGACGTCGGCTTTGGGGTTTTCCTGAAGACCAAGATGGGGGAGCGGCAGAAGGCTAGGGAGATGACGGAGGTGCTGCCCAGCCAGCGCTACAACGCCCACCTGGTGCCTGAAGATGGGAGCCTCACCTGCCTCCAGGCTGGCGTCT ATGTCCTGCGCTTCGACAACACCTACAGCCGGATGCATGCCAAGAAGCTCAGCTACACTGTGGAGGTGCTGCTTCCCGACAAGGCCTCTGAGGAGACACTGCAGAGTCTCAAGGCGATGAGGCCCTCCCCAACACAGTGA
- the SEC14L4 gene encoding SEC14-like protein 4 isoform X4 produces the protein MLPNADDYFLLRWLLARNFDLQKSEDMLRRHMEFRKQQDLDNIVTWQPPEVIQLYDSGGLCGYDYEGSPVYFCIIGSLDPKGLLLSASKQDLIRKRIKVCELLLHECELQTQKLGRKIEMALMVFDMEGLSLKHLWKPAVEVYQQFFGILEANYPETLKNLIIIRAPKLFPVAFNLVKSFMSEETRRKIVILGDNWKQELTKFISPDQLPVEFGGTMTDPDGNPKCLTKINYGGEVPKSFYLCNQVRLQYEHTVSVGRGSSLQVENEILFPGCVLRWQFASDGGDVGFGVFLKTKMGERQKAREMTEVLPSQRYNAHLVPEDGSLTCLQAGVYVLRFDNTYSRMHAKKLSYTVEVLLPDKASEETLQSLKAMRPSPTQ, from the exons ATGCTGCCCAATGCTGATGACTACTTCCTCCTACGCTGGCTGCTAG CTCGAAACTTTGACCTGCAGAAATCTGAGGACATGCTCCGGAGG CACATGGAGTTCCGGAAGCAACAAGACCTGGACAACATCGTCACGTGGCAGCCCCCCGAG GTCATCCAGCTGTATGACTCGGGTGGTCTTTGTGGCTACGACTACGAAGGCTCCCCTGTGTACTTCTGCATCATCGGGTCCCTCGACCCCAAGGGTCTCCTGCTGTCGGCCTCCAAGCAGGATTTGATCCGGAAGCGCATCAAGGTCTGTGAGCTGCTTTTGCATGAGTGTGAGCTGCAGACTCAGAAG CTGGGCAGGAAGATCGAGATGGCGCTGATGGTGTTTGACATGGAGGGGCTGAGCCTGAAGCACCTGTGGAAGCCAGCTGTGGAGGTCTACCAGCAG TTTTTTGGCATCCTGGAAGCAAAttatcctgagactttgaagAATTTAATTATTATTCGAG CCCCCAAACTGTTCCCTGTGGCCTTCAACTTGGTCAAGTCGTTCATGAGTGAGGAGACACGCAGGAAGATTGTGATTCTGGGAG ACAACTGGAAGCAGGAGCTGACAAAATTCATCAGCCCCGACCAGCTGCCCGTGGAGTTTGGGGGGACCATGACTGACCCCGATGGCAACCCCAAGTGCCTGACCAAG ATCAACTACGGGGGTGAGGTGCCCAAGAGCTTCTACCTGTGCAATCAGGTGAGGCTGCAGTATGAGCACACGGTGTCCGTGGGCCGTGGCTCCTCCCTGCAGGTGGAGAATGAGATCCTGTTCCCGGGCTGTGTGCTCAG GTGGCAGTTCGCATCGGATGGCGGGGACGTCGGCTTTGGGGTTTTCCTGAAGACCAAGATGGGGGAGCGGCAGAAGGCTAGGGAGATGACGGAGGTGCTGCCCAGCCAGCGCTACAACGCCCACCTGGTGCCTGAAGATGGGAGCCTCACCTGCCTCCAGGCTGGCGTCT ATGTCCTGCGCTTCGACAACACCTACAGCCGGATGCATGCCAAGAAGCTCAGCTACACTGTGGAGGTGCTGCTTCCCGACAAGGCCTCTGAGGAGACACTGCAGAGTCTCAAGGCGATGAGGCCCTCCCCAACACAGTGA